The Caldilineales bacterium sequence GATCAGGTGGAGATCGTCCAGGGCGATGTCCTCGACCCCGACTCGCTGGCCCCGGCCATGAGCGACGTCTTCGCCGCCTACTATCTCATCCACAGCATGAGCGGCGAAAACTTCCACGAGCGCGACCTGGCAGCGGCTGCCAACTTCGGCCAGGCGGCCGCCGAGGCCGGCGTCGAACGCATCATCTATCTGGGCGGGTTGGGCGACCCAGAGACCGACCTCTCGTTGCACCTGCGTTCGCGCCAGCAAACGGGCCAGGCGCTGGCAGCCGCAGGGGCGCCCGTCACCGAATTTCGCTCCGCCGTCGTCGTGGGGTCGGGCAGCGTCTCGTTCGAGATGATCCGCAACCTGACCGAGCGCCTGCCGGTCATGATCTGCCCGCAGTGGGTATACACCCGCGTCCAACCGATTGGCATCCGCGACGTGCTCGACTATCTGACTGCCGCCCTGTCGGTGGAGGAAAGCGCCGGGCGGGTGGTCGAGATCGGCGGCGCCGACATCCTCACCTATGCCGAGATGATGCAGGGCTACGCGGCGGTGCGCGGCCTCCGCCGCTGGCTGATCTCGGTGCCCGTCCTCACGCCCCGTCTGTCCTCGTACTGGGTGCACTGGATGACGCCGGTCCCCTCCGAAATCGCCCGGCCGCTGATCGAGGGCCTGCGCAACGAGGTGATCGTGCGCGACGAGAGCGCCCGCCTGTTGTTCCCCCACATCCAGCCGATGGACTATCGCACTGCCGTCGCCCGCGCCCTGGTCAAGCTTGACGCCAAGAAGGTGGAGACAACCTGGAGCGACGCCCTGGCCAGCAGCCGCGGCGACAAACCCTCGATCATGCTCAGCAGTCAGGAAGGCATGATCGTCGAACGCCGCCAACAAGAAGTGCAGGCATCGCCCGCCCAAATCTTCGCCGCCTTCACCGCTCTGGGCGGCAAACGGGGCTGGCTGTATTGGAACTGGGCCTGGCGGGTGCGCGGGGTCATCGACCGGCTGGTGGGCGGGGTGGGCCTGCGCCGCGGCCGGCGCCATGCCACCGACCTGCGGGTGGGCGACGCCGTCGATTTTTGGCGCGTCGAAGCCGTCGAAGCCGAGCGGATGCTGTTGCTGCGGGCCGAGATGAAGCTACCGGGCCTGGCCTGGCTCCAATTCGAGACCGCGCCGCTGGCGGATGGTCGCAGCTTGTTGCGACAGCGCGCCTTCTTTGCTCCCAAAGGGCTTTCGGGCCTGGCCTATTGGTACCTTCTCTATCCTGTTCACCGCTTCATCTTTTCGGGGATGGCGCAGTCGCTGGCGCGCCTGGCCGAACAGGGAAGCGGAGAACCGCAGGGGGCATCGGGCGGTTCCTGATTTGCCGCACCCCACCGAGTTTCGCTACGGAGACCTTTTGTGACCCCACCTTCTGTGACGACCAACACCTCACCCAAACCGCGACGTCTTTGGCGCTGGCTGCTCAGCGCCGTCCTGGTCGCCATCGTCCTGGCCGCCGGCGCCTTTCTCGCCTGGGCCATGACCCCGCTCGGCCCCACCGCCTCGGCCCTGGCAGCCCTCGAATCCGACGCCGCGGTGACCGTCGAGGCCGGCGAATGGCTCGTCTTCCGACCGGCCAACGCCGAACCGACGACCGGCTTCATCTTCTACCCCGGCGGCCGCGTCGATTACCGCTCCTATGCCCCGCAGATGCGCGCCCTCGCCGAACAGGGCTACCTGGCGGTGATTGCGCCCATGCCGCTCAGCCTGGCCGTCCTGTCGCCAGACAAAGCCGCCAGCATCATGGCCGACTTCCCGCAGATCGAACGGTGGGCGCTCGGCGGGCATTCGCTCGGCGGCGCCATGGCGGCCGCTTTCGTCAGCAGCCATCCCGACGCCGCCGATGGGCTTGTCTTGTGGGCGGCCTATCCTGCCGGCAACACCGACCTGTCCGGGCTTGATCTGACCGTCGCCTCGGTCTACGGCACGAACGACCAGGTTGCCACACCGGCCGAAATCCTGGATTCGCAATCCCGCCTGCCGGCCGCTACCCGGTGGGCAGCCATCGAAGGCGGCAATCACGCCCAATTTGGCAGCTACGGCCCTCAGCCAGGCGATGGCCAACCCGATATCTCGGCCCAGGAACAGACCGAACAGACTGCCGCCGCCACCGTCGAGATCCTTTCTGGCCTGCAATGACCACCTCCCGCACCGGAAGCCCCGCGGCTGCACAAAAAGCAACTACATACCCTCTCCCCGGCCCCGTCATCTTCTTTGGCTCAGGCGAGACCTCGCCCAGCGGCCGCAAGGTGTTCGACCTCATCCTCCAGCGCCTGCCGCCGCGCCCCACCATCAGCATCCTGGAGACGCCGGCCGGCTTCCAGCCCAACTCGGCCGCAGTGGCGGGTCAGATCGCCGCCTTCGTCCAGAAGCACCTGCGCAACTTCGAGCCGCAGACGGTGGTCGTGCCCGCCCGCCGGCGCGACTCTGCCTTCAGCCCCGACGATCCTGCCATTGCCGCCATGCTGCACCCGGCTGACGCCATCTTCCTCGGCCCCGGCAGCCCCACCTACACCGTGCGCCAGCTACACGACACCCTCACCTGGC is a genomic window containing:
- a CDS encoding SDR family oxidoreductase encodes the protein MPPLILVTGVTGYIGGRLVPHLLASGQRVRVLTRDASRLQGRAWVDQVEIVQGDVLDPDSLAPAMSDVFAAYYLIHSMSGENFHERDLAAAANFGQAAAEAGVERIIYLGGLGDPETDLSLHLRSRQQTGQALAAAGAPVTEFRSAVVVGSGSVSFEMIRNLTERLPVMICPQWVYTRVQPIGIRDVLDYLTAALSVEESAGRVVEIGGADILTYAEMMQGYAAVRGLRRWLISVPVLTPRLSSYWVHWMTPVPSEIARPLIEGLRNEVIVRDESARLLFPHIQPMDYRTAVARALVKLDAKKVETTWSDALASSRGDKPSIMLSSQEGMIVERRQQEVQASPAQIFAAFTALGGKRGWLYWNWAWRVRGVIDRLVGGVGLRRGRRHATDLRVGDAVDFWRVEAVEAERMLLLRAEMKLPGLAWLQFETAPLADGRSLLRQRAFFAPKGLSGLAYWYLLYPVHRFIFSGMAQSLARLAEQGSGEPQGASGGS
- a CDS encoding alpha/beta hydrolase, which produces MTPLGPTASALAALESDAAVTVEAGEWLVFRPANAEPTTGFIFYPGGRVDYRSYAPQMRALAEQGYLAVIAPMPLSLAVLSPDKAASIMADFPQIERWALGGHSLGGAMAAAFVSSHPDAADGLVLWAAYPAGNTDLSGLDLTVASVYGTNDQVATPAEILDSQSRLPAATRWAAIEGGNHAQFGSYGPQPGDGQPDISAQEQTEQTAAATVEILSGLQ